The following coding sequences lie in one Miscanthus floridulus cultivar M001 chromosome 9, ASM1932011v1, whole genome shotgun sequence genomic window:
- the LOC136480081 gene encoding zinc finger BED domain-containing protein RICESLEEPER 2-like, with protein MADDDDVVYPLTDNDDLIAAGLLPEDDDDIHDDAAALLGIDVGSGSALINLDGGDGGGGAELVPLAMVTLTPVGSNSTNGTSCLGKRKSGVWVDFDKNYETMNGQKEYCNAKGVRPRKFDLDMDVRWNSTYLMLKHLVPYKNVFSMFINSHYGSQLLTTNHWYFAEKLLEFLKLFYYSTIVLSGVYYPTSPLVLHHIIEIASHLHACEKDHNLRGIVLPMKLKFLKYWQDIPLLYSYAFILDPRAKMRGFFNVLQLLDEYTSSEYSSYYANVKIELYKLFNKYESKFGAARSQWVAQPSHHIGKKRQAWGRIFGRGSGVVGPSPLPVTSSSSTSVVSELSAYLDSDNVTSYEDDFDLLLWWRDHKLIFPILSIMARDILSVPISTVSLESCFSLTGRIIEERWQRLSPETVEMLTCLKD; from the exons ATGGCGGATGACGATGATGTTGTCTATCCACTCACCGACAATGATGACCTGATCGCGGCAGGGCTGCTCCCAGAGGACGATGACGACATCCATGACGACGCTGCTGCGTTGTTGGGTATCGATGTCGGTAGCGGCTCTGCTTTGATCAATCTGGAcggtggcgacggtggtggaggGGCGGAGCTAGTGCCGTTGGCGATGGTGACATTGACACCAGTCGGCTCCAACAGCACAAATGGTACCTCATGccttggtaagcgtaaatctggTGTCTGGGTTGATTTTGATAAGAACTATGAGACTATGAATGGTCAAAAG gaatactgtaatgctaagggtgttagacctagaaagtttgacttggatatggatgttagatggaattctacttacCTGATGCTTAAACACTTAGTTCCATACAAGAATGTCTTTTCTATGTTCATTAATTCCCATTATGGTTCACAATTATTGACTACAAATCATTGGTATTTTGCTGAGAAGTTACTGGAgtttctgaaactcttctattaCTCCACTATTGTactgtctggtgtttattatcctacaagtccacttgttctgcaccatatcatagagattgcttctcatttgcatgcatgtgaaaaaGATCATAATCTGAGAGGTATTGTATTACCTATGAAGCTTAAGTTCCTTAAATATTGGCAGgacatacctctgttatattcatatgcattcattcttgatcctagagctaagatgagaggtttcttTAATGTGCTGCAATTACTTGATGAATACACTAGTTCTGAGTACAGTTCATACTATGCTAATGTCAAAATTGAATTGTATAAactgtttaacaaatatgagagcaagtttggtgcagctaggtctcaatGGGTTGCACAACCATCACATCATATAGGTAAGAAAAGGCAGGCCTGGGGAAGAATCTTTGGCCGTGGATcaggtgttgttggtccttcccctctccctgtcacttcatcttcatctacttcTGTTGTTTCTGAGCTATCAGCTTACttagacagtgacaatgtcacttcttatgaggatgattttgacctacttctgtggtggcgtgaccacaagctaaTCTTTCCAATTCtgtctataatggctagagatatccTATCAGTTCCTATATCTACTGTGTctttggagtcttgtttcagtttgaCAGGTAGGATAATTGAGGAACGGTGGCAGCGCTTGTCACCAGAGACTGTGGAGATGCTGACCTGCTTAAAGGACTAG
- the LOC136482145 gene encoding disease resistance protein RGA5-like, whose product MELAVAALGSLLPKLATLLTDEYKLQKGVRGEIRFLKAEMDSMQAALDRVSKLPPQQIDDLHNIWVRDLKELSYDIEDSVDSFMLRVDAPGCAKPKSFRRFFDRTIGLLTKAKARHHIADDIQAIRSRIQEVAGRRERYRFPEVAVQPENTEMDPRLPALYEDVKDLVGIEGPAEKLTALLMQGEGAQKQQLMVVSIVGVGGLGKTTLANSVYQRIRGEFQSQAFVSVSLKPDIKKIFSSILRQVSGGEYPNAEAWSHTELIDTIRQILEKKRYIIVIDDVWGESAWTQIKCALTENSLGSRVIVTTRKTDVAKFSCSSIDGTLCELDPLSYEDSKKLLCKRVLNENEEMHSELEDVSRKILEKCGGIPLAIITTASLLASRPNKTKYEWHTVYNSMGSGLHKDKSLENMRGILYLSYSDLPSYLKPCLLYLSMFPEDYEIQSDGLVRLWIAEGFIDEKQGSNLYDLGERYFIELVNRSMIQPLYKKDGSPWACRVHDMILDLIISLSSQENFVTILEGPCHISSACNIRRLSLRGSKSNSKEEQMIFPATVNISHVRSVVAFGDAVEWVPPMSRFPVLRVLAFRSQSRNNIHPKDLGSLQHLRYLELGGDLKTELLEGIGNLKLLRTLELWGGFKGELPASISQLRQLENLLTGPNRVKFPDGTGNLISLHELSCLSLDESPNTLAELGNLTKLRVLGMRIDGLHKNQSYVKTFLQALSNLVNLRRLVFIGDGTCSLDYMPDQWRGPARLQSFYGNFVMFYQVPWWFSSLSELSSLSMWVNLLRQEDLKLLGALPVLRFLDLKVNPYGTTTEEQLVVGADHPFRSLAEFKFTHYTRCWLEFARGVMPKLQRLVLVFEARRREGGGFDIGLENLASLTHVTVEVDCERARMKEVEDVEYKVRDALDMHPNHPTLELSRDFEGLMIKDKDKDGHEVLEESDEDGEYI is encoded by the exons ATGGAGCTCGCCGTGGCGGCCCTGGGCAGCCTCCTCCCCAAGCTTGCCACACTTCTCACAGATGAGTACAAGCTGCAGAAGGGAGTCAGGGGGGAGATCAGGTTCCTGAAAGCTGAAATGGACAGCATGCAGGCTGCTCTCGACAGGGTGTCCAAGCTGCCGCCTCAACAGATCGATGATCTTCACAACATTTGGGTGAGGGACTTGAAGGAGCTGTCCTATGACATTGAGGACAGTGTTGACTCTTTCATGCTCCGAGTCGATGCCCCTGGTTGTGCCAAGCCAAAGAGCTTCAGAAGGTTCTTTGACAGGACCATCGGCCTATTGACAAAAGCCAAGGCTCGGCATCATATCGCCGATGACATCCAAGCCATCAGGAGCCGCATCCAAGAGGTTGCTGGTAGGCGAGAAAGGTACAGATTTCCAGAAGTTGCAGTGCAGCCAGAGAATACAGAAATGGATCCTCGGTTGCCTGCTCTCTACGAAGATGTAAAGGACCTGGTTGGTATTGAAGGCCCTGCAGAGAAGCTCACTGCTTTGCTAATGCAAGGGGAGGGTGCACAAAAACAGCAGCTAATGGTTGTCTCTATTGTCGGAGTTGGAGGCCTTGGGAAAACAACTCTTGCAAATTCGGTGTATCAAAGAATCAGAGGAGAATTTCAGTCTCAAGCTTTTGTTTCAGTCTCCCTTAAGCCAGATATAAAGAAGATCTTCAGCAGCATACTACGGCAGGTTAGTGGAGGAGAGTACCCCAATGCTGAAGCATGGAGTCATACTGAGCTTATAGATACAATCAGACAAATACTTGAGAAAAAGAG GTACATTATTGTAATTGATGATGTATGGGGAGAGTCTGCATGGACACAGATAAAATGTGCTCTAACTGAAAACAGTCTTGGTAGCAGAGTCATTGTAACAACCCGGAAAACTGATGTGGCAAAATTTTCTTGCTCGTCCATTGATGGTACACTGTGTGAACTAGATCCCCTCTCTTATGAGGACTCAAAAAAGCTGCTGTGTAAAAGGGTACTCAATGAAAATGAGGAAATGCATTCCGAATTAGAGGATGTATCACGGAAAATTTTGGAGAAATGTGGTGGTATACCGTTAGCTATCATTACTACAGCTAGTTTGTTGGCTAGTAGGCCAAACAAAACAAAGTATGAATGGCATACTGTATACAATTCAATGGGTTCTGGACTTCATAAGGACAAGAGCCTTGAGAACATGAGAGGGATCTTGTATCTTAGTTATTCTGATCTGCCCTCCTATCTGAAGCCGTGTTTACTGTATCTAAGCATGTTCCCTGAGGATTATGAGATTCAAAGTGATGGTTTGGTTAGGCTTTGGATAGCAGAAGGTTTCATCGATGAAAAACAGGGGAGTAATTTGTATGATCTTGGAGAGAGGTACTTCATTGAGCTCGTCAACAGAAGCATGATTCAACCACTATATAAAAAGGATGGTAGTCCATGGGCTTGTCGAGTACATGATATGATACTTGATCTCATTATTTCCCTCTCATCTCAAGAAAATTTTGTCACCATACTAGAAGGTCCGTGCCACATATCTTCAGCATGCAATATTCGACGATTATCTCTGCGAGGCAGCAAGAGCAATAGCAAGGAAGAACAAATGATTTTCCCAGCAACAGTGAACATATCCCATGTCAGGTCAGTCGTTGCTTTTGGTGATGCCGTTGAGTGGGTGCCACCTATGTCAAGGTTTCCAGTTCTCCGTGTTTTGGCTTTCAGAAGTCAGTCCAGAAACAATATCCACCCGAAGGATCTAGGAAGTCTGCAGCACTTGAGATACCTTGAACTAGGAGGTGATCTCAAAACAGAGCTTCTAGAAGGAATTGGGAACCTAAAGCTTCTCAGGACATTGGAACTTTGGGGCGGATTCAAAGGAGAATTGCCAGCTAGCATTAGTCAGCTACGACAACTTGAAAATCTGTTAACTGGTCCTAATAGGGTGAAATTTCCAGATGGAACTGGGAATCTAATATCCTTACACGAGCTGTCATGTCTATCTCTGGACGAATCACCAAATACTTTGGCTGAACTTGGTAACCTTACTAAACTCCGAGTGCTGGGAATGAGAATAGATGGCTTACATAAAAACCAGAGTTACGTGAAGACATTTCTACAGGCCTTATCCAATCTAGTCAACCTTCGCAGACTAGTTTTTATTGGAGACGGAACATGCTCCCTAGATTACATGCCAGACCAATGGAGGGGCCCTGCACGTCTCCAAAGCTTTTATGGGAATTTTGTAATGTTTTACCAGGTGCCCTGGTGGTTTTCCTCCCTCTCTGAACTCTCCAGCTTGTCCATGTGGGTCAATCTACTAAGACAGGAGGATCTCAAACTGCTTGGAGCTTTGCCGGTGCTACGTTTTCTTGATCTAAAAGTAAATCCCTATGGCACCACCACCGAAGAACAGTTGGTGGTTGGTGCTGATCACCCCTTCCGCTCTCTAGCAGAGTTTAAGTTTACGCACTACACAAGATGTTGGCTGGAGTTTGCTCGAGGAGTGATGCCAAAGCTTCAAAGGCTTGTGTTAGTCTTTGAAGCACGGAGGAGGGAAGGTGGTGGTTTTGATATTGGCTTGGAGAACCTTGCTTCACTTACACACGTCACCGTCGAGGTTGACTGTGAACGTGCCCGGATGAAGGAGGTGGAGGATGTCGAGTACAAGGTCAGGGATGCACTCGACATGCATCCGAACCATCCAACGCTCGAGCTTTCAAGAGATTTTGAAGGGCTAATGATAAAGGATAAGGACAAAGATGGTCACGAGGTGTTAGAGGAAAG TGATGAAGACGGGGAGTATATATGA